A genomic window from Pyxidicoccus trucidator includes:
- the epsC gene encoding serine O-acetyltransferase EpsC, whose protein sequence is MDESNSRLVAALLEARQRHCFPPDVRRAAPEFVAQVLGLLFPHFAERLECTAAAVRRDVTTVEASLHRIRETLAPLYPEINPSLPARFMERLPGLYDWLRQDAQAIFEADPAARTVDEVILTYPGFYAIAIYRVANALHTLGFPLLPRLLTEYAHQRTGVDIHPGATIGRRFVIDHGTGVVIGETTLIGENVKLYQGVTLGALMVEKGLADKKRHPTIEDDVVVYANATILGGATVVGRGSIIAGNAWLTQSIPQQSVVTRRSEVRPRGADGTLDAIEFHI, encoded by the coding sequence ATGGACGAATCCAACTCCCGGCTCGTCGCGGCCCTGCTCGAAGCCCGGCAGCGACACTGCTTCCCTCCAGACGTGCGTCGCGCGGCGCCCGAGTTCGTTGCCCAGGTGCTCGGCCTGCTCTTCCCGCACTTCGCGGAGCGCCTGGAGTGCACCGCCGCCGCCGTCCGCCGCGACGTCACCACCGTGGAGGCCAGCCTCCACCGCATCCGCGAGACGCTCGCCCCGCTCTACCCCGAAATCAACCCGTCCCTGCCCGCGCGCTTCATGGAGCGGCTGCCCGGGCTCTACGACTGGCTCCGCCAGGACGCCCAGGCCATTTTCGAGGCGGACCCCGCCGCCCGCACCGTGGACGAGGTCATCCTCACGTACCCGGGCTTCTACGCCATCGCCATCTACCGCGTGGCCAACGCCCTGCACACCCTGGGCTTCCCCCTGCTGCCGCGCCTGCTCACCGAGTACGCCCACCAGCGCACCGGCGTGGACATCCACCCCGGCGCCACCATTGGCCGGCGCTTCGTCATCGACCACGGCACCGGTGTCGTCATCGGCGAGACGACGCTGATTGGCGAGAACGTGAAGCTCTACCAGGGCGTCACCCTGGGCGCGCTCATGGTGGAGAAGGGCCTGGCGGACAAGAAGCGCCACCCGACGATTGAAGACGACGTGGTGGTCTACGCCAACGCCACCATCCTCGGCGGCGCGACGGTGGTGGGCCGGGGCAGCATCATCGCCGGCAACGCCTGGCTCACGCAGAGCATCCCCCAGCAGTCCGTCGTCACCCGCCGCAGCGAGGTGCGTCCCCGCGGCGCGGACGGCACGCTGGACGCCATCGAGTTCCATATCTGA